One genomic region from Chelmon rostratus isolate fCheRos1 chromosome 11, fCheRos1.pri, whole genome shotgun sequence encodes:
- the akt3a gene encoding RAC-gamma serine/threonine-protein kinase: protein MSDVTIVREGWLQKRGEYIKNWRPRYFLLKTDGSFIGYKEKPQDADLPYPLNNFSVAKCQLMKTERPKPNTFIIRCLQWTTVIERTFHVDSPDERDEWTEAIQMVADKLQRQEEERIQCSPTSNIDNMVEEEMDISTTHHKRKTMSDFDYLKLLGKGTFGKVILVREKASGKYYAMKILKKEVIIAKDEVAHTLTESRVLKNTRHPFLTSLKYSFQTKDRLCFVMEYVNGGELFFHLSRERVFSEERTRFYGAEIVSALDYLHSAKIVYRDLKLENLMLDKDGHMKITDFGLCKEGITDAATMKTFCGTPEYLAPEVLEDNDYGRAVDWWGLGVVTYEMMCGRLPFYNQDHEKLFELILMEDIKFPRTLSADAKSLLSGLLIKDPNKRLGGGPDDAKEIMRHSFFSGVDWQDVYDKKMVPPFKPQVTSETDTRYFDEEFTAQTITITPPEKFDEDGMDCLDNERRPHFPQFSYSASGRE from the exons GTGAATATATAAAGAACTGGCGGCCACGTTACTTTCTGCTGAAGACAGATGGCTCTTTCATCGGCTACAAGGAGAAACCTCAGGATGCAGACCTGCCCTACCCCCTAAATAACTTCTCTGTAGCGA AATGTCAGCTTATGAAGACAGAGAGGCCGAAGCCAAACACCTTCATCATACGCTGCCTCCAGTGGACCACCGTCATCGAGAGGACCTTCCATGTGGACTCGCCTGACGAGAG AGATGAGTGGACAGAGGCCATCCAGATGGTGGCTGACAAGCtgcagagacaagaggaagaaaggatCCAGTGCAGCCCCACCTCCAACATCGACAacatggtggaggaggagatggacatCTCCACCACACACCACAAACGCAAG ACAATGAGTGACTTTGACTACTTGAAGCTGCTGGGAAAGGGAACCTTTGGTAAAGTGATTCTTGTCCGAGAAAAGGCCAGCGGGAAATACTACGCAATGAAAATCCTTAAAAAAGAAGTCATCATAGCTAAG GATGAAGTTGCTCACACACTCACCGAGAGCAGAGTGCTGAAAAACACCAGACACCCCTTTCTCACT TCATTGAAGTATTCATTCCAGACTAAAGACCGTCTCTGTTTCGTCATGGAGTATGTGAATGGAGGAGAG ctgtttttccatttgtcCAGAGAGCGGGTGTTCTCAGAGGAGCGCACGCGCTTCTACGGCGCCGAGATCGTCTCGGCTCTCGACTACCTGCACTCAGCCAAGATTGTGTACCGGGACCTCAAg TTGGAAAACCTGATGTTGGATAAAGATGGCCATATGAAGATCACTGATTTTGGCCTCTGTAAGGAGGGCATCACAGACGCTGCTACCATGAAGACCTTCTGTGGCACACCAGAGTACCTCGCACCTGAG GTCTTGGAGGACAACGACTACGGTCGGGCTGTGGACTGGTGGGGTTTGGGTGTGGTGACATACGAGATGATGTGCGGCCGACTGCCGTTCTACAACCAGGACCACGAGAAGCTGTTTGAGCTCATCCTCATGGAGGACATCAAGTTCCCGCGAACTCTGTCTGCCGATGCCAAGTCCCTGCTGTCTGGCCTGCTCATCAAAGACCCCAACAAACG GCTCGGTGGAGGACCAGATGACGCTAAAGAAATAATGAGACACAGTTTCTTCTCTGGCGTTGACTGGCAGGATGTCTATGATAAAAAG atggTCCCTCCATTCAAGCCTCAGGTGACGTCGGAGACAGACACCAGATACTTTGATGAGGAGTTCACGGCCCAGACCATCACAATCACTCCACCAGAGAAAT TTGACGAAGATGGGATGGACTGCCTGGACAACGAGAGAAGACCACATTTCCCACAGTTCTCCTACTCTGCCAGTGGGCGGGAATGA